Proteins encoded in a region of the Oscillospiraceae bacterium genome:
- a CDS encoding adenylate kinase, protein MIILITGASHTGKTALAQKLLEKYKYPYLSIDHLK, encoded by the coding sequence ATGATTATTTTAATTACAGGAGCATCGCATACAGGCAAAACTGCACTTGCCCAAAAATTGCTCGAAAAATATAAATATCCATACCTGTCAATAGACCATCTGAAAAT